In one Rhodococcus sp. B50 genomic region, the following are encoded:
- a CDS encoding Dyp-type peroxidase yields MATFSRRTLLGGGAAALGAAGLGAVGGGVAVASRVPEPIGGRTVGIHGPHQAGIDTSAQSFASFVALDLVDGVDRDGLVGIMRVWAEDSRRLTIGTPALGDTEPELAVDPARLTVTVGYGPAVFDAAGLTDLRPAWLKPLPAFPIDRLEERWSGGDLLLQVCADDPVTVSHAVRTLTKSVRSLATIRWVQRGFRRAAGTRPDGTTMRNLMGQVDGTVNPVPHSPDFDRQVWNPGDPPWMAGGTSLVLRRIRMELDTWDELDRPARELAVGRRLSNGAPLTGSEEGDDADFEATDRFGIPVIPPESHVARARPRTGDEQFLRRGYNYDDQDGAGLLFAAYQVDVDRQFVPVQQRLAEHDALNPWITPIGSAVFLVPPGFGPEGYPGDRLLGV; encoded by the coding sequence GTGGCCACGTTCAGTAGGCGCACTCTGCTCGGCGGCGGGGCCGCCGCACTGGGTGCGGCGGGACTCGGCGCGGTCGGCGGTGGGGTGGCGGTCGCATCCCGCGTTCCCGAGCCGATCGGCGGGCGGACCGTCGGGATCCACGGCCCCCACCAGGCGGGTATCGACACCTCCGCGCAGTCGTTCGCGTCGTTCGTGGCGCTGGATCTCGTCGACGGTGTCGACCGTGACGGTCTCGTCGGGATCATGCGGGTATGGGCCGAGGATTCGCGGCGGCTCACCATTGGGACACCGGCGCTGGGCGACACCGAACCCGAACTCGCCGTCGACCCGGCCCGTCTGACCGTCACGGTCGGCTACGGTCCCGCGGTCTTCGACGCCGCGGGGCTGACCGACCTGCGACCGGCATGGCTGAAGCCGCTGCCGGCCTTCCCGATCGACCGGCTCGAGGAACGGTGGTCGGGCGGCGACCTGCTGTTACAGGTCTGCGCCGACGACCCGGTGACGGTCTCGCACGCCGTCCGCACGCTCACGAAGAGCGTGAGGTCGCTGGCGACGATCCGCTGGGTCCAGCGCGGATTCCGGCGGGCTGCCGGCACGCGACCCGACGGCACGACGATGCGCAACCTCATGGGACAGGTCGACGGCACCGTCAATCCCGTTCCACACAGCCCGGACTTCGACCGTCAGGTGTGGAATCCGGGCGACCCGCCGTGGATGGCCGGTGGCACGTCGCTGGTTCTGCGCCGGATTCGCATGGAACTCGACACGTGGGACGAGCTGGATCGCCCCGCTCGTGAACTCGCCGTCGGCCGCCGACTGTCGAACGGAGCCCCGCTGACGGGTTCCGAGGAAGGCGACGACGCCGACTTCGAGGCCACCGATCGGTTCGGTATCCCGGTGATCCCGCCGGAATCGCACGTTGCGCGGGCACGTCCCCGCACCGGCGACGAGCAGTTCCTGCGACGGGGTTACAACTACGACGACCAGGACGGCGCCGGTCTGTTGTTCGCCGCCTACCAGGTGGACGTGGACCGTCAGTTCGTCCCGGTGCAGCAGCGCCTCGCCGAGCACGACGCGCTGAATCCGTGGATCACCCCGATCGGGTCGGCGGTATTCCTCGTCCCACCGGGATTCGGTCCGGAGGGGTATCCCGGCGACAGACTGCTGGGTGTCTGA
- a CDS encoding rhomboid family intramembrane serine protease yields MTNPGWGSVPEGGGPQPQPRCVRHPDRPTLLACSRCGRPSCPECLRDASVGQHCVDCVAAAERSVPRARTIAGAPVRSDRPSPIVTYVLIALNVLVFGITAAQSASVLNNEQGSALFLDWALWPPLIAAQDEYIRILGSGFLHFGPVHLAVNMFALWVIGRDTELVLGRVRYLSVYLVSILGGSAAVLFMETGAVTAGASGAVFGLLGAQAVILLRLRRSPAPVLTIVGLNVIISITIPGISLWGHLGGLVAGAAATAALLYAPQYLGAGNDRERIVRTGWIALVAVVVVTLVAIVLAVLRLRAQLGV; encoded by the coding sequence ATGACGAACCCCGGCTGGGGCTCCGTGCCCGAGGGTGGTGGCCCGCAGCCCCAGCCGCGGTGCGTTCGCCACCCCGACCGTCCCACCCTTCTCGCCTGTTCCCGGTGCGGCCGCCCCTCGTGCCCCGAGTGCCTGCGCGACGCCTCGGTCGGACAGCACTGCGTGGACTGCGTCGCCGCAGCCGAACGGTCGGTACCGCGTGCCCGCACGATCGCCGGCGCGCCCGTTCGTTCGGATCGGCCGTCGCCGATCGTGACGTACGTGCTCATCGCGCTGAACGTGCTCGTCTTCGGCATCACCGCCGCGCAGTCGGCGAGCGTGCTGAACAACGAGCAGGGTTCGGCCCTGTTCCTCGACTGGGCGCTGTGGCCGCCCCTCATCGCCGCGCAGGACGAATACATCCGGATCCTCGGCAGCGGCTTCCTGCACTTCGGCCCGGTCCACCTGGCCGTCAACATGTTCGCCCTGTGGGTGATCGGCCGCGACACCGAACTCGTGCTCGGACGCGTCCGCTACCTCTCGGTCTATCTCGTGTCGATCCTCGGCGGATCCGCCGCGGTCCTGTTCATGGAAACCGGTGCGGTCACCGCCGGTGCATCGGGAGCGGTCTTCGGCCTGCTCGGAGCGCAGGCCGTCATCCTGCTGCGTCTGCGCCGGAGCCCGGCACCCGTGCTCACCATCGTCGGCCTCAACGTGATCATCAGCATCACGATCCCGGGCATCTCGCTGTGGGGTCACCTGGGTGGTCTCGTCGCCGGTGCCGCCGCGACCGCGGCCCTGTTGTACGCCCCGCAATATCTCGGTGCCGGCAACGACCGGGAACGCATCGTGCGCACCGGATGGATCGCGCTGGTCGCCGTCGTCGTGGTGACGCTGGTCGCGATCGTGCTCGCCGTGCTGCGGCTACGCGCTCAGCTGGGCGTCTGA
- a CDS encoding TetR/AcrR family transcriptional regulator: MPKISAATVAEHRAAQRRALLDAALELLAEKPEQAPSLGDVARRAGLARSSVYNYFDSRDDLLHAVVVDMFPRWNTRVVEAMDKVSDPAERVLTYIDVNLQLVAEGEHAIVGALATFTPQAFSDESMHAMHQDLVLPLVEALQALGVADPELDAELVTALVHKGTELIEAGRGLDDVRVSIRRVLTIALA; this comes from the coding sequence GTGCCGAAGATTTCCGCAGCGACGGTCGCGGAGCATCGTGCCGCGCAGCGTCGTGCCCTCCTCGACGCGGCGCTCGAACTCCTCGCCGAGAAACCGGAGCAGGCACCCTCGCTCGGCGATGTCGCCCGTCGTGCGGGTCTGGCCCGGTCGAGCGTCTACAACTACTTCGATTCGCGCGACGACCTGCTGCACGCGGTCGTCGTCGACATGTTCCCTCGCTGGAACACGCGCGTGGTCGAGGCGATGGATAAGGTGTCCGATCCGGCGGAGCGGGTGCTGACGTACATCGATGTCAATCTGCAGCTCGTCGCCGAGGGCGAGCACGCGATCGTCGGTGCGCTCGCCACCTTCACGCCTCAGGCGTTCAGCGACGAGAGCATGCACGCCATGCATCAGGACTTGGTCCTCCCCCTCGTCGAAGCGCTGCAGGCCCTCGGAGTCGCGGATCCCGAACTCGATGCCGAGCTCGTCACCGCGCTCGTGCACAAGGGAACGGAACTGATCGAGGCCGGTCGTGGACTCGACGACGTACGCGTCTCGATCCGGCGGGTTCTCACCATCGCACTGGCCTGA
- a CDS encoding R2-like ligand-binding oxidase codes for MTEITQIRQGFASLREGGLNWDAFPLRLFAKGNAAHWDPMDIDFSHDAEDWASLNSEQRRSSTYLVALFVAGEEAVTQDILPFLRAMESEGRLGDEMYLTQFCYEEAKHVQVFRRWMDTVGLTSDLHPFVAENPYYRRLFYEELPRCLRVLERDPSPANQVRASVTYNHVIEGSLALTGYYAWQQVCTKLGILPGMQEIIRRIGSDERRHMAWGTFTCRRHVAADDSNWNVVLQRMEELLPLATGMIQWQNEQFDEQPYGLDNDEFISYAADRARRRLGAIESARGRPLEEIDLDFTPAVLEDRFGEEDAAALAAVPAPDRTPAD; via the coding sequence GTGACCGAGATTACACAGATACGTCAGGGTTTCGCGTCGCTGCGGGAAGGCGGCCTGAACTGGGACGCCTTCCCGCTCCGGCTCTTCGCGAAGGGCAACGCAGCGCACTGGGACCCGATGGACATCGACTTCTCCCATGACGCCGAGGACTGGGCGTCGCTCAACTCCGAACAACGCCGCAGTTCGACCTATCTGGTCGCGTTGTTCGTCGCCGGCGAGGAGGCCGTCACGCAGGACATCCTTCCGTTCCTCCGCGCGATGGAATCGGAGGGCCGGTTGGGTGACGAGATGTACCTGACCCAGTTCTGCTACGAGGAAGCCAAGCACGTCCAGGTCTTCCGTCGCTGGATGGACACCGTAGGACTGACGTCCGACCTGCACCCGTTCGTCGCCGAGAATCCCTACTACCGGCGGTTGTTCTACGAGGAACTGCCTCGATGTCTCCGGGTCCTCGAACGCGATCCCTCCCCGGCCAACCAGGTCCGGGCGAGCGTCACCTACAACCACGTCATCGAGGGCAGTCTGGCGCTCACGGGCTACTACGCGTGGCAACAGGTGTGCACGAAGCTCGGGATCCTGCCGGGGATGCAGGAGATCATCCGCCGCATCGGGTCCGACGAGCGCCGGCACATGGCCTGGGGAACCTTCACCTGCCGTCGACACGTGGCAGCGGACGACTCGAACTGGAACGTCGTGTTGCAGCGCATGGAGGAATTGCTTCCTCTCGCGACCGGCATGATCCAGTGGCAGAACGAGCAGTTCGACGAACAACCCTACGGTCTCGACAACGACGAGTTCATCTCCTACGCCGCCGACCGAGCCCGGAGACGGCTCGGCGCAATCGAATCCGCGCGCGGCCGTCCGCTGGAGGAGATCGATCTCGATTTCACCCCCGCCGTGCTCGAGGACCGATTCGGGGAGGAGGACGCCGCCGCACTCGCGGCGGTTCCCGCGCCCGACCGCACCCCGGCGGACTGA
- the crgA gene encoding cell division protein CrgA, protein MPKSKVRKKDVSATRTVSRTPVKVKAGPSSALYVTVMLGLMVIGLLWLIVYYLAAEQITWMNDLGAWNFLIGFGFMVVGLIMTMRWR, encoded by the coding sequence ATGCCCAAGTCGAAGGTTCGCAAGAAGGACGTCTCCGCGACCCGGACGGTGAGCCGCACACCGGTGAAGGTCAAGGCCGGGCCGTCGAGCGCGTTGTACGTGACGGTGATGCTCGGCCTGATGGTCATCGGACTGCTGTGGCTGATCGTGTACTACCTCGCGGCCGAGCAGATCACCTGGATGAACGATCTCGGTGCCTGGAACTTCCTGATCGGCTTCGGGTTCATGGTCGTCGGTCTGATCATGACGATGAGATGGCGCTGA
- a CDS encoding acyl-CoA dehydrogenase family protein has translation MADSADVRTPQVTERQAREVAEQARETEWNKPSFAKELFLGRLTLDLVHPFPRPTPDEDARTEEFLTRLRAACRSMDGTRIERDSRIPDEYVRELAELGCFGMKIPEEYGGLDLSQVAYNRALTVVAGVHPTIGALLSAHQSIGVPEPLKLAGTPEQKQRFLPRCARGAISAFLLTEPDVGSDPARLASTATPIEDGNAYELEGVKLWTTNGVVAELLVVMARVPKSEGHRGGISAFVVEADSPGITVERRNAFMGLRGIENGVTRLHAVRVPKENLIGREGDGLKIALTTLNAGRLAIPAMCAGGGKWALKIAREWSSARVQWGKPVGEHEAVAAKISFIAATTYALESVVELSGQMNDEQRNDIRIEAALAKLWASEMGCLIADELVQIRGGRGYETAESLAARGERAVPAEQLVRDLRINRIFEGSSEIMRLLVAREAVDAHLRAAGELADPDSTGKAKAQAAVRASGFYARWLPKLVAGKGQLPRTYSEFGSLAPHLRYIERSSRKLARSTFYGMARWQAGLEKRENFLGRIVDIGAELFAATAVCVRAERQRVDGHPGADAAFELADAFCRQSRLRVERLFDALWTNTDSEDRYTAAGVLEGRYEWLERGVLDPSEGTGPWIARWEPGPSSETNVARRIIDTRHSV, from the coding sequence ATGGCAGACAGCGCCGATGTCCGAACCCCACAGGTCACCGAGCGGCAGGCCCGGGAAGTGGCCGAGCAGGCCCGCGAAACCGAATGGAACAAGCCGTCCTTCGCGAAGGAACTGTTCCTCGGACGTCTCACCCTCGACCTCGTCCACCCCTTCCCACGCCCGACGCCCGACGAGGACGCCCGCACCGAGGAGTTCCTCACCCGACTCCGCGCGGCGTGCCGCTCGATGGACGGCACCCGCATCGAACGCGACTCGCGGATACCCGACGAGTACGTGCGCGAACTGGCCGAACTCGGCTGCTTCGGCATGAAGATCCCCGAGGAGTACGGAGGTCTCGACCTGTCGCAGGTCGCCTACAACCGGGCCCTGACGGTCGTCGCCGGGGTGCATCCCACCATCGGTGCGCTGCTGTCGGCCCATCAGTCGATCGGTGTGCCGGAACCACTGAAACTCGCCGGCACCCCCGAACAGAAGCAACGCTTCCTGCCACGATGCGCGCGCGGCGCCATCTCGGCCTTCCTGCTCACCGAACCCGACGTCGGTTCCGACCCCGCCCGACTCGCATCCACCGCCACCCCGATCGAGGACGGGAACGCCTACGAACTCGAGGGCGTCAAGCTGTGGACGACCAACGGGGTGGTCGCGGAACTACTCGTCGTCATGGCCCGCGTCCCGAAGAGCGAGGGTCACCGCGGAGGGATCTCTGCATTCGTCGTCGAGGCGGACTCCCCCGGCATCACCGTCGAACGCCGCAACGCCTTCATGGGATTGCGCGGTATCGAGAACGGCGTGACCCGGCTGCACGCAGTGCGGGTCCCGAAGGAGAACCTCATCGGGCGCGAGGGCGACGGCCTGAAGATCGCGCTGACGACGCTCAACGCGGGCCGGCTCGCCATTCCCGCGATGTGCGCGGGTGGCGGGAAGTGGGCGTTGAAGATCGCCCGCGAATGGTCGTCGGCGCGAGTCCAGTGGGGTAAGCCCGTCGGTGAGCACGAGGCCGTCGCCGCGAAGATCTCGTTCATCGCAGCGACCACCTACGCACTCGAGTCCGTCGTGGAACTGTCGGGACAGATGAACGACGAGCAGCGCAACGACATCCGCATCGAGGCCGCCCTGGCGAAACTGTGGGCGAGCGAGATGGGGTGTCTCATCGCCGACGAACTCGTGCAGATCCGCGGGGGCCGCGGTTACGAAACCGCCGAGTCGCTCGCAGCGCGCGGTGAACGAGCCGTTCCCGCAGAACAACTCGTCCGCGACCTGCGAATCAACCGCATCTTCGAAGGGTCGAGCGAGATCATGCGTCTGCTCGTCGCCCGCGAGGCGGTCGACGCCCATCTGCGTGCCGCCGGCGAACTCGCCGACCCCGACTCGACGGGCAAGGCCAAGGCCCAGGCCGCGGTACGAGCGAGCGGATTCTACGCCCGGTGGCTACCGAAGCTTGTCGCCGGTAAAGGACAACTACCACGGACCTACAGCGAATTCGGTTCCCTGGCACCACATCTGAGATACATAGAACGCAGTTCGCGCAAGCTCGCCCGCTCGACCTTCTACGGGATGGCCCGCTGGCAGGCCGGACTCGAGAAACGGGAGAACTTCCTCGGACGGATCGTCGATATCGGAGCCGAGCTGTTCGCCGCGACCGCCGTGTGTGTACGCGCCGAACGGCAACGCGTCGACGGACATCCCGGAGCCGATGCGGCCTTCGAACTGGCCGACGCCTTCTGCCGGCAGTCGCGGCTGCGGGTGGAGAGATTGTTCGACGCCCTGTGGACGAACACCGATTCCGAGGACCGGTACACCGCGGCCGGCGTTCTCGAGGGCAGATACGAGTGGCTCGAGCGTGGTGTGCTCGATCCGAGCGAAGGCACCGGTCCGTGGATCGCACGCTGGGAACCCGGTCCGTCGTCGGAGACGAACGTCGCGCGCCGGATCATCGACACCCGCCACTCGGTATAG
- a CDS encoding ABC transporter ATP-binding protein yields MTVTTSTGLALSDVCLSFGDGDSTVRALDHVDLDVGSGELVAIVGPSGAGKSSLLAVAGSLSRPTSGTVSVDGIDVTALDPRATAKLRRERVGFVFQSGNLLPALTARDQLLLVEKIAGRPGRNPDELLASVGMEHRAHRRPGQLSGGERQRVGIARALMAEPSLLLVDEPTAALDRKRSHEIVELLARETHTSGVATIVVTHDHDILRHCDRVLEMVDGRLRPHD; encoded by the coding sequence ATGACCGTCACCACCTCCACCGGTCTTGCACTGTCCGACGTCTGCCTGTCCTTCGGCGACGGCGACAGCACGGTCCGCGCCCTCGATCACGTCGACCTGGACGTCGGGTCGGGTGAACTCGTCGCCATCGTCGGGCCGTCCGGTGCCGGCAAGTCGAGTCTGCTGGCGGTCGCCGGTAGCCTCAGCCGACCCACGTCCGGCACGGTGAGCGTCGACGGCATCGACGTGACCGCGCTCGACCCGCGGGCGACGGCGAAGCTGCGCCGGGAACGGGTCGGCTTCGTGTTCCAGTCCGGCAACCTCCTCCCCGCACTGACCGCACGCGATCAGCTGCTCCTCGTCGAGAAGATCGCTGGACGCCCCGGACGGAACCCCGACGAGCTGCTCGCCTCGGTGGGCATGGAACACCGCGCCCACCGGCGGCCCGGGCAGCTCTCGGGCGGTGAGCGTCAACGTGTCGGCATCGCGCGGGCCCTGATGGCCGAACCGTCGTTGTTGCTCGTCGACGAACCCACCGCCGCACTCGATCGGAAACGCAGCCACGAGATCGTCGAGCTGCTGGCACGGGAAACCCATACCAGTGGAGTGGCTACGATCGTGGTCACCCATGACCACGACATCCTGCGGCACTGCGACCGCGTGCTCGAGATGGTCGACGGAAGACTTCGACCGCACGACTGA
- a CDS encoding ABC transporter permease, which yields MFLAMRELWFARTRFLLMGAVVALISILMVILSGLSSGLVVDGVSALQRTPVQAFAFAEGTKTDSAFSRSVVTEDQADTWRARPDVARAELFGNTIVNAKTDGGVPVDLTLFGIRPGSFLEPSVAEGAPLGGDTDVVLSDSARDTGVELGDTIVVDRLGTRLNVVGFTSDKRTFGHVDVAYLPLNTWQEIHAGVRLGEQVPPSAYTEASVVAIEGVDGALPDLAAGDAEAGTASKTLEESFDSSPGYSAEMMTMSMITAFLYAISALVVGAFFTIWTVQRSREIAVLRAMGASTGFLLRDALLQAVIVLVGSVAFGVLVGLGLGSGLEGSGMPFVLESGPILQGAVLLVVLGLLGAALAVVRIVRVDPLAALGENR from the coding sequence ATGTTTCTTGCCATGCGCGAACTGTGGTTCGCGCGCACCCGCTTCCTGTTGATGGGCGCCGTCGTCGCGCTCATCTCGATCCTCATGGTGATCCTGTCCGGCCTGTCGTCCGGTCTCGTCGTCGACGGCGTCTCCGCACTGCAGCGCACACCGGTCCAGGCATTCGCCTTCGCCGAAGGAACCAAGACCGACTCCGCGTTCTCCCGGTCCGTGGTCACGGAAGACCAGGCAGACACCTGGCGTGCCCGCCCGGACGTCGCTCGAGCCGAACTGTTCGGCAACACCATCGTCAACGCGAAGACCGACGGAGGGGTCCCCGTCGACCTCACGCTCTTCGGCATCCGGCCAGGCTCGTTCCTCGAACCCTCGGTCGCCGAAGGTGCACCGCTCGGCGGTGACACCGATGTCGTCCTCAGCGACAGCGCCCGCGACACCGGCGTCGAACTCGGCGACACGATCGTCGTCGATCGTCTCGGTACCCGGCTGAACGTCGTCGGGTTCACCTCGGACAAGCGCACCTTCGGTCACGTCGACGTCGCCTACCTGCCGCTGAACACCTGGCAGGAAATCCACGCCGGGGTCCGCCTCGGTGAGCAGGTCCCTCCGAGCGCGTACACCGAAGCCAGCGTGGTCGCGATCGAGGGTGTGGACGGAGCACTGCCCGACCTCGCCGCCGGCGACGCGGAGGCCGGCACAGCGTCGAAGACCCTGGAGGAATCGTTCGACTCCTCCCCCGGCTACAGCGCCGAGATGATGACGATGTCGATGATCACCGCCTTCCTCTACGCGATCTCAGCCCTCGTCGTGGGAGCGTTCTTCACGATCTGGACCGTGCAGCGCAGCCGTGAGATCGCCGTCCTCCGAGCCATGGGTGCCTCCACCGGATTCCTCCTGCGCGACGCCCTCCTGCAGGCCGTGATCGTGCTCGTCGGCTCGGTCGCCTTCGGTGTGCTCGTCGGTCTCGGCCTCGGGTCGGGTCTCGAGGGCAGCGGCATGCCGTTCGTTCTCGAATCCGGCCCCATCCTTCAAGGTGCCGTCCTGCTCGTCGTCCTCGGCCTGCTCGGCGCCGCCCTTGCCGTGGTCCGCATCGTCCGTGTCGATCCGCTCGCCGCCCTGGGAGAGAACAGATGA
- a CDS encoding copper chaperone PCu(A)C, producing the protein MKKTLLCTAVVATALLATACGSDTAPTTSADAVVISDAWVKASDTGMTGAFAEIENTDSGDVHIVGASSPSSASTELHEMVSAEGTSMVMQEMGDGLVIPAGTTHTLAPGGDHLMLMDLVEPLRPGSAVSVTLEFADGSTEEFTAQVRDFAGAQEEYVPSEEAMHGGHVQ; encoded by the coding sequence ATGAAGAAGACACTGCTCTGTACCGCAGTCGTCGCGACGGCACTGCTCGCGACCGCCTGCGGATCCGATACCGCCCCCACGACCTCGGCGGACGCCGTCGTCATCTCCGATGCCTGGGTGAAGGCATCCGACACCGGGATGACCGGCGCCTTCGCCGAGATCGAGAACACCGACAGCGGCGACGTGCACATCGTGGGCGCCTCCAGCCCGTCCTCCGCATCCACGGAACTGCACGAGATGGTGTCCGCCGAAGGAACGTCGATGGTCATGCAGGAGATGGGCGACGGGCTCGTCATCCCTGCCGGCACGACCCACACTCTCGCTCCCGGCGGCGATCACCTCATGCTCATGGACCTCGTCGAACCCCTCCGGCCCGGCAGTGCGGTGAGCGTCACGCTCGAGTTCGCGGACGGTTCCACCGAGGAGTTCACCGCCCAGGTCCGCGACTTCGCCGGGGCGCAGGAGGAGTACGTGCCGTCCGAGGAAGCGATGCACGGTGGCCACGTTCAGTAG
- a CDS encoding peptidylprolyl isomerase — protein sequence MTSPHQTATATLHTNRGDIVIALFGNHAPKTVENFVGLAEGTKEYKTQNAKGETSGPFYDGAVFHRVIDGFMIQGGDPTGTGRGGPGYQFGDEFHPELQFDRGYLLAMANAGPGTNGSQFFITVGPTPHLNRRHTIFGEVVDADSKKVVDAIATTATDRADRPVDDVVINSITIA from the coding sequence GTGACTTCACCGCATCAGACAGCAACGGCCACGCTCCACACGAACCGCGGCGACATCGTGATTGCTCTCTTCGGCAACCATGCGCCGAAGACGGTCGAGAACTTCGTCGGCCTCGCCGAGGGCACCAAGGAGTACAAGACCCAGAACGCCAAGGGCGAGACCAGCGGCCCGTTCTACGACGGCGCGGTCTTCCACCGCGTCATCGACGGCTTCATGATCCAGGGCGGCGACCCTACCGGCACCGGCCGCGGCGGGCCGGGCTACCAGTTCGGCGACGAGTTCCACCCCGAGCTGCAGTTCGACCGCGGCTACCTGCTCGCGATGGCGAACGCAGGCCCGGGCACCAACGGCTCGCAGTTCTTCATCACCGTCGGACCGACCCCGCATCTCAACCGCCGCCACACCATCTTCGGTGAGGTCGTCGATGCCGACTCGAAGAAGGTCGTCGACGCGATCGCCACCACCGCCACCGACCGCGCGGACCGCCCGGTCGACGACGTCGTGATCAACAGCATCACCATCGCCTGA
- a CDS encoding PH domain-containing protein, with translation MHHDTSLRWSTPPAAVAALSVAGIALAVTAAVAVPDAAGRVLVGFAATLVLVTVALALRQRPRLEVLPGGAGIATMRLTGRREFPRAALHRVRIVEYPRFGRRVPMLEIDTVDPATGTESLMIFGRWDLGTDPRTVHAALAVRDLAPDQTPS, from the coding sequence ATGCACCACGACACATCGCTGCGATGGTCGACCCCGCCCGCCGCGGTCGCGGCCCTGTCGGTCGCCGGTATCGCCCTCGCCGTCACGGCGGCGGTCGCGGTTCCCGACGCGGCCGGTCGCGTGCTGGTGGGTTTCGCGGCGACGCTCGTCCTCGTGACGGTCGCGCTAGCACTGCGGCAGCGTCCGCGTCTCGAGGTGCTACCGGGAGGGGCGGGGATCGCGACGATGCGGCTGACGGGTCGTCGCGAGTTCCCACGCGCGGCCCTGCACCGCGTGCGGATCGTCGAATACCCGCGGTTCGGGCGGCGCGTGCCGATGCTCGAGATCGACACGGTCGACCCCGCGACCGGCACCGAGAGCCTGATGATCTTCGGCCGGTGGGATCTGGGCACCGACCCGAGGACCGTCCATGCGGCCCTCGCGGTGCGCGATCTGGCGCCCGATCAGACGCCCAGCTGA
- a CDS encoding lipase family protein, producing the protein MVGRARKWMAAVVTTTVLAGGLLGSAATAGAETDFYLPPDPLPTGAPGDILRTAPSDLALRVPVAEGVFPGQGTTLLYRSNDAKGAPNAVSGTYIEPSTPWNGSGDRPLVALAIGTHGQGDQCAPSRNLGALVNYNPPLDFFTEYEVLSINALLLRGIAVVVTDYDGLGTPGHHTYVNRAAEAHAVLDSVRAALKLENASVTENSPIGLFGYSQGGGASGAAVELAPEYAPELNLVGAYVGAPPADLVATLKQIDGTLLTGAIGYTINGLGEAYPELRDEIDAEVSDRGREMLAAVANQCVPETVANFAFQRTGDYTRTGEPLDVVLDRLPQVQKILEEQRIGKRTPSVPVLLQHGTQDDTVPYGQGRELALDWCDKGATVQFLPNTTPPILPGFVINHAVPMIAGLPDSVTYIEARLRGEPAPSNCGTF; encoded by the coding sequence ATGGTGGGGCGTGCTCGGAAGTGGATGGCCGCGGTGGTGACGACGACCGTCCTTGCGGGTGGTCTTCTCGGAAGCGCGGCGACAGCGGGAGCCGAGACGGACTTCTATCTCCCGCCCGATCCGCTGCCGACGGGTGCTCCCGGCGACATCCTGCGCACGGCACCGTCCGATCTGGCGCTGCGCGTGCCGGTCGCCGAGGGGGTCTTCCCCGGCCAGGGCACCACGCTGTTGTACCGAAGCAACGACGCCAAGGGTGCTCCCAACGCGGTGAGCGGCACCTACATCGAGCCGTCGACGCCGTGGAACGGTTCCGGCGACCGGCCGCTCGTCGCCCTGGCCATCGGTACCCACGGTCAGGGTGATCAGTGCGCGCCGTCGCGGAACCTCGGGGCGCTCGTGAACTACAACCCGCCTCTCGACTTCTTCACCGAGTACGAGGTGCTGTCGATCAACGCGTTGCTGCTGCGCGGCATCGCCGTGGTCGTCACCGACTACGACGGGCTCGGTACACCCGGGCACCACACCTACGTGAACCGGGCCGCCGAGGCTCATGCCGTCCTGGACTCGGTCCGTGCGGCACTGAAGCTCGAGAACGCCTCGGTGACCGAGAACAGCCCGATCGGCCTGTTCGGATACTCGCAGGGCGGTGGCGCGTCGGGCGCGGCGGTCGAGCTCGCTCCCGAATACGCCCCCGAACTGAACCTCGTCGGTGCCTATGTGGGTGCTCCCCCCGCCGATCTCGTGGCAACGCTGAAGCAGATCGACGGCACGCTGCTCACCGGAGCGATCGGTTACACGATCAACGGTCTGGGCGAGGCGTACCCGGAACTGCGCGACGAGATCGACGCCGAGGTCAGCGATCGCGGCCGGGAGATGCTCGCCGCGGTGGCGAACCAGTGCGTCCCGGAGACGGTCGCGAACTTCGCCTTCCAGCGCACCGGCGACTACACCCGCACGGGTGAGCCTCTCGACGTCGTGCTCGACCGACTTCCCCAGGTCCAGAAGATCCTCGAGGAACAGCGCATCGGCAAGCGCACCCCGTCCGTGCCCGTCCTGCTCCAGCACGGCACGCAGGACGACACCGTCCCCTACGGTCAGGGCCGGGAGTTGGCGCTGGACTGGTGCGACAAGGGCGCGACAGTACAGTTCCTGCCCAACACGACGCCGCCCATCCTCCCCGGCTTCGTCATCAACCACGCGGTGCCCATGATCGCCGGGCTGCCCGACTCCGTCACGTACATCGAGGCGCGACTGCGCGGTGAGCCCGCACCGTCCAACTGCGGAACCTTCTGA